The following proteins come from a genomic window of Myxococcota bacterium:
- a CDS encoding DUF2330 domain-containing protein: protein MIRNALFRSLGVAAAAAWLSLAVTASSDAFCGFYVAKADTKIFNRASQVVLVRDEDRTVVTMVNDFRGDPREFAVVVPVPTVLAEGQIHVGDKAVVEHLDAYTSPRLVEYFDGDPCAPVYPMAAMRAEAADGASRFTQASERAKSLGVAIEASYTVGEYDILILSAKESAGLETWLRENGYRIPDGAAPVLGSYLKQGMKFFVAKVNLEEQAKLGFQSLRPLQVAYESPKFMLPIRLGTVNAEGPQELFVYALTRKGRVETTNYRTVKLPTGDEIPPFVKDDFARFYRAMFDEQTRRERGAAVFLEYAWDMAWCDPCAADPLTPKELRDLGVFWVPAPSGESGPRDARSPRIAPPPFGAPVDVFVTRLHVRYDRDAFPEDLVFQTTGDRENFQGRYVLRHAFAGEATCDAGVAYRRGLPKRFEDEARRLANLTGWDIAEIRERLPRVDGVEPARAADDERTWWERLWGSEG from the coding sequence ATGATCCGCAACGCGCTCTTCCGATCGCTCGGCGTCGCCGCCGCGGCGGCGTGGCTCTCGCTCGCGGTGACCGCGTCGTCCGACGCGTTCTGCGGCTTCTACGTCGCGAAGGCCGACACGAAGATCTTCAACCGCGCCTCGCAGGTGGTGCTCGTGCGCGACGAGGACCGCACGGTCGTCACGATGGTCAACGACTTCCGGGGCGACCCGCGCGAGTTCGCGGTCGTCGTCCCGGTGCCGACCGTGCTCGCGGAAGGGCAGATCCACGTCGGCGACAAGGCCGTCGTCGAGCACCTCGACGCGTACACGTCGCCGCGTCTCGTCGAGTACTTCGACGGGGATCCGTGCGCGCCGGTCTACCCGATGGCGGCGATGCGGGCCGAGGCCGCGGACGGCGCGAGTCGCTTCACGCAGGCGAGCGAGCGGGCGAAGTCGCTCGGCGTGGCGATCGAGGCGTCGTACACGGTCGGCGAGTACGACATCCTGATCCTCTCGGCGAAGGAGAGCGCGGGCCTCGAGACGTGGCTGCGCGAGAACGGCTATCGCATCCCCGACGGCGCGGCGCCCGTGCTCGGCAGCTATCTCAAGCAGGGCATGAAGTTCTTCGTCGCGAAGGTGAACCTCGAGGAGCAGGCGAAGCTCGGCTTCCAGAGCCTGCGCCCGCTGCAGGTCGCCTACGAGTCGCCGAAGTTCATGCTGCCGATCCGGCTCGGCACGGTGAACGCCGAGGGCCCGCAGGAGCTGTTCGTCTACGCGCTCACGCGCAAGGGGCGCGTCGAGACGACGAACTACCGCACGGTGAAGCTCCCGACCGGCGACGAGATCCCGCCGTTCGTGAAGGACGACTTCGCGCGCTTCTACCGCGCGATGTTCGACGAGCAGACGCGCCGCGAGCGCGGCGCGGCCGTGTTCCTCGAGTACGCGTGGGACATGGCGTGGTGCGACCCGTGCGCGGCCGACCCGCTGACGCCGAAGGAGCTGCGCGACCTCGGCGTCTTCTGGGTGCCCGCGCCGAGCGGGGAGTCCGGGCCGCGGGACGCGCGCTCGCCGCGCATCGCGCCGCCGCCGTTCGGGGCGCCCGTCGACGTCTTCGTGACGCGCCTCCACGTGCGCTACGACCGCGACGCGTTCCCCGAGGACCTCGTGTTCCAGACGACGGGCGACCGCGAGAACTTCCAGGGGCGCTACGTGCTCCGGCACGCGTTCGCGGGCGAGGCGACGTGCGACGCGGGCGTCGCCTATCGACGCGGGCTCCCGAAGCGCTTCGAGGACGAGGCGCGCCGGCTCGCGAACCTCACGGGCTGGGACATCGCCGAGATCCGCGAGCGGCTGCCGCGCGTCGACGGCGTCGAGCCCGCGCGCGCGGCGGACGACGAGCGCACGTGGTGGGAGCGGCTCTGGGGCAGCGAGGGCTGA
- a CDS encoding ABC transporter ATP-binding protein: MSVALHEEESLGRAYDVRLLRRLWAYVRPYRGQVVATLALVVPMFAVEVAQPFLVKRGVDGFVSRYGVVEHAPSGLDRTIEAVGLAGPIEAMLDAPFGIPPLAWLAVLYLFFAISLGLMQYLHMVLMTMTGQNAMRDLRRVVFDRIQKLHMGFFDDYPVGRLVTRTTNDVENISEMFSAGIVALVTDVAKMAGFGIVLWLESPTLAWKSFLVVPVLAIGASIFRWKVREAFRDVRVRIARINAHIQETVTGMKVVQLFSREERNLRDFDAMNAGHRDAWRRSIHYDALLFATVEAASQITIAIILWAGTGIASPGVLYFFIDLMRRFFMPLRDLSAKYSVMQSAMASAERIFQLVDTRVAIEDPAPDDVVVPAARRGEVEFDDVWFAYDDADAAAGAWVLRGVSFRVAPGEKVALVGATGAGKSTIIGLLTRLYEVQRGAVRIDGVDVRRMPQAELRRRVATVLQDVFLFSGTVAENIGLGRADVPPDAIRRAAAAVRADRFIERLPHGYDTPVRERGTNFSAGQRQLLSFARALAHGADILVLDEATSSIDTETEALVQRGIHVLMEGRTAIAIAHRLSTIEDVDRIYVLDRGRIVEQGSHRELLRSGGRYRELYELQVEAQEPAA, from the coding sequence GTGAGCGTCGCGCTCCACGAGGAGGAGTCGCTCGGCCGCGCCTACGACGTGCGCCTGCTGCGCCGGCTGTGGGCGTACGTGCGGCCCTATCGCGGCCAGGTGGTCGCGACGCTCGCGCTCGTCGTCCCGATGTTCGCGGTCGAGGTCGCCCAGCCGTTCCTCGTGAAGCGCGGCGTCGACGGCTTCGTGTCGCGCTACGGCGTCGTCGAGCACGCACCGAGCGGGCTCGATCGCACGATCGAGGCCGTCGGGCTCGCGGGGCCGATCGAGGCGATGCTCGACGCGCCCTTCGGCATCCCGCCCCTCGCGTGGCTCGCCGTTCTCTACCTGTTCTTCGCGATCTCGCTCGGGCTCATGCAGTACCTGCACATGGTGCTGATGACGATGACGGGCCAGAACGCGATGCGCGACCTGCGCCGCGTCGTGTTCGACCGCATCCAGAAGCTCCACATGGGCTTCTTCGACGACTACCCGGTCGGGCGCCTCGTCACGCGCACGACGAACGACGTCGAGAACATCTCCGAGATGTTCTCGGCCGGCATCGTCGCGCTCGTCACCGACGTCGCGAAGATGGCGGGCTTCGGCATCGTGCTGTGGCTCGAGTCGCCGACGCTCGCGTGGAAGTCGTTCCTGGTCGTTCCCGTGCTGGCGATCGGTGCGTCGATCTTCCGCTGGAAGGTGCGCGAGGCCTTCCGCGACGTGCGCGTCCGCATCGCGCGCATCAATGCCCACATCCAGGAGACGGTGACGGGCATGAAGGTCGTGCAGCTCTTCTCGCGCGAGGAGCGCAACCTGCGCGACTTCGACGCGATGAACGCCGGCCACCGCGACGCCTGGCGCCGCTCCATCCACTACGACGCGCTCCTGTTCGCGACGGTCGAGGCCGCGAGCCAGATCACGATCGCGATCATCCTGTGGGCGGGCACGGGGATCGCGTCGCCCGGCGTCCTGTACTTCTTCATCGATCTCATGCGGCGCTTCTTCATGCCGCTGCGCGACCTGTCCGCGAAGTACTCGGTGATGCAGTCGGCGATGGCGAGCGCCGAGCGCATCTTCCAGCTCGTCGACACGCGGGTCGCGATCGAGGACCCCGCGCCCGACGACGTCGTCGTGCCCGCCGCGCGGCGCGGCGAGGTCGAGTTCGACGACGTGTGGTTCGCCTACGACGACGCGGACGCGGCGGCGGGGGCCTGGGTGCTGCGCGGCGTCTCGTTCCGCGTCGCGCCCGGCGAGAAGGTCGCGCTCGTCGGCGCCACCGGCGCGGGCAAGTCGACGATCATCGGTCTGCTGACGCGCCTCTACGAGGTGCAGCGCGGCGCGGTGCGGATCGACGGCGTCGACGTGCGCCGCATGCCGCAGGCGGAGCTGCGCCGTCGCGTGGCGACGGTGCTGCAGGACGTGTTCCTGTTCAGCGGCACGGTCGCGGAGAACATCGGGCTCGGGCGCGCGGACGTCCCGCCGGACGCGATCCGGCGCGCGGCCGCGGCCGTGCGGGCCGACCGCTTCATCGAGCGCCTGCCGCACGGCTACGACACGCCCGTGCGCGAGCGCGGCACGAACTTCTCCGCCGGTCAGCGCCAGCTGCTGTCGTTCGCGCGCGCGCTCGCGCACGGCGCGGACATCCTCGTGCTCGACGAGGCGACGAGCTCGATCGACACGGAGACCGAGGCGCTCGTGCAGCGCGGCATCCACGTGCTGATGGAGGGGCGCACCGCGATCGCGATCGCGCACCGGCTCTCCACCATCGAGGACGTCGATCGCATCTACGTGCTCGATCGCGGCCGCATCGTGGAGCAGGGCTCGCACCGCGAGCTGCTGCGCAGCGGCGGCCGGTATCGGGAGCTCTACGAGCTGCAGGTCGAGGCGCAGGAGCCCGCGGCGTGA
- a CDS encoding M48 family metallopeptidase encodes MTGARRAGAAVAMVGAFAVAACVSPPPPPPVPEVAGWDAVPGTGEAEARSEIALRERSDAAHAKVAEADLLFVDARLDAYLVSVVGRLEAGAGLSLPEAAPSVAPFVLRAPFRNAFVDAAGRIYLTTSLLAALENEAQLAGLLGHELAHFVARDDSREDAYRAVTTSTVHRMTLSRDSERAADARAVAWMSAAGYDAREMAAMLHRLQEGEPMRGGVVLAWESHPAMPERVREVRALAASLERAGAAEEADAADPRGRRAYESVLAPVLREAVDVELGANRLDAAWEAVERWTAVAPASADAFHAKGCVAARRDDARRAAPAVSEAWEHALELDPSHPDALRDLGLALRRAGDAERARELLVRYLEVAPEAFDRKLIERLLEREPAAR; translated from the coding sequence GTGACGGGCGCGCGTCGCGCGGGAGCCGCGGTCGCGATGGTCGGTGCCTTCGCCGTCGCGGCATGCGTCTCGCCGCCGCCCCCGCCGCCCGTTCCCGAGGTGGCGGGTTGGGATGCCGTCCCGGGGACGGGCGAGGCGGAAGCCCGGAGCGAGATCGCGCTGCGCGAGCGCAGCGACGCGGCGCATGCGAAGGTCGCCGAAGCGGATCTGCTCTTCGTCGACGCGCGGCTCGACGCCTATCTCGTCTCGGTGGTCGGCCGGCTCGAGGCGGGGGCGGGACTCTCGCTGCCCGAGGCGGCGCCCTCGGTCGCGCCGTTCGTGCTCCGGGCGCCGTTCCGCAATGCGTTCGTCGATGCCGCCGGTCGCATCTACCTCACGACGAGCCTGCTCGCGGCGCTCGAGAACGAGGCGCAGCTCGCCGGCCTGCTCGGCCACGAGCTCGCGCACTTCGTCGCTCGCGACGACTCGCGCGAGGACGCCTATCGCGCCGTCACGACGTCGACCGTGCATCGCATGACGCTCTCGCGCGACTCCGAACGGGCCGCCGACGCGCGCGCCGTCGCCTGGATGTCGGCAGCCGGGTACGACGCGCGCGAGATGGCGGCGATGCTGCATCGGCTGCAGGAGGGCGAGCCGATGCGCGGCGGCGTCGTGCTCGCGTGGGAGAGCCATCCGGCGATGCCGGAGCGCGTGCGCGAAGTGCGCGCGCTCGCCGCGTCGCTCGAGCGCGCAGGCGCGGCGGAAGAGGCGGACGCGGCCGATCCGCGAGGTCGGCGGGCGTACGAGAGCGTGCTCGCGCCGGTGCTGCGCGAGGCCGTCGACGTCGAGCTCGGAGCGAACCGGCTCGACGCCGCGTGGGAGGCCGTCGAGCGCTGGACCGCGGTCGCTCCCGCGAGCGCCGACGCCTTCCATGCGAAGGGGTGCGTCGCCGCGCGCCGGGACGACGCGCGCCGCGCGGCGCCGGCGGTGAGCGAGGCGTGGGAGCACGCGCTCGAGCTCGACCCCTCGCACCCCGACGCGCTGCGCGATCTCGGGCTCGCCCTCCGCCGGGCCGGGGACGCGGAGCGCGCGCGCGAGCTGCTCGTCCGGTACCTCGAGGTCGCGCCCGAGGCGTTCGACCGCAAGCTGATCGAGCGCCTCCTCGAGCGCGAGCCGGCGGCGCGTTAG
- a CDS encoding RnfABCDGE type electron transport complex subunit D produces MLATLLAAGVAWLDLDVRPANAAAILAAAQAAQLLVARARGERFDPRSALISSLSLCLLLRTGSATTAAAIAAVSVGSKAVLRVRGRHVFNPTAFGLVVGLVASDDVWVSPGQWGQAAWAAFAMASAGVAVVHRARRSDVTVAFLACYAGGLFARAAWLGDPLAIPLHALQTGALVLFAFFMISDPRTTPDARAGRIAFAAAVAAGALFVQYGLFRPNGLLLSLVACAPLVPLLDALVPAPRHAWRPGSPANLPGGIR; encoded by the coding sequence GTGCTCGCGACGCTGCTCGCCGCCGGCGTCGCGTGGCTCGACCTCGACGTGCGGCCGGCGAACGCGGCCGCGATCCTCGCCGCGGCGCAGGCCGCGCAGCTCCTCGTCGCGCGCGCGCGCGGCGAGCGCTTCGATCCGCGCAGCGCGCTGATCTCGTCGCTGTCGCTCTGCCTGCTGCTGCGCACGGGGAGCGCGACGACCGCCGCGGCCATCGCCGCCGTCTCCGTCGGCAGCAAGGCCGTGCTGCGCGTGCGCGGCAGGCACGTCTTCAACCCGACGGCCTTCGGCCTCGTCGTCGGGCTCGTCGCGAGCGACGACGTGTGGGTGTCGCCGGGCCAGTGGGGGCAGGCCGCGTGGGCGGCGTTCGCGATGGCGAGCGCCGGTGTCGCCGTCGTGCACCGCGCGCGGCGGAGCGACGTGACCGTCGCCTTCCTCGCCTGCTATGCGGGCGGTCTCTTCGCGCGGGCCGCGTGGCTCGGCGACCCGCTCGCCATTCCGCTCCACGCGCTGCAGACGGGCGCGCTCGTGCTGTTCGCGTTCTTCATGATCTCGGATCCGCGCACGACGCCCGACGCGCGCGCCGGGCGCATCGCGTTCGCGGCCGCGGTCGCGGCGGGCGCGCTCTTCGTGCAGTACGGCCTCTTCCGGCCGAACGGTCTGCTCCTCTCGCTCGTCGCGTGCGCGCCGCTCGTGCCGCTGCTCGACGCGCTCGTCCCCGCGCCGCGCCACGCGTGGCGTCCCGGCTCTCCCGCGAACCTTCCAGGAGGCATCCGATGA